In the genome of Candidatus Zixiibacteriota bacterium, the window ACAGATGCTTAGATTGAGCCGCCGGGACTTTCTCAAATGGATGGGGATCGGAGCCGGCGCCGCGGGAATCACGGCGGGTTTCTCTTTCAAGCTTCTCAGGCCCGCCCAGGCGGCCGAAAATCCCCTGGCCGGGGCGATCGACCGCAACTGGGAAAAGATCTACCGCGACCAGTACCGTTACGACCGCGTCTTCGACTGGGTCTGCTCGCCCAACGACACCCACGCCTGCCGCGTGAGGGCCTTCGTGCGCAACGGCATCGTCACCCGCCTCGGCAACACCTACGACTACCAGACCTACGCCGACCTTTACGGCAACAAGGCGACGGCCAACTGGAACCCCAGGCAGTGCGCCAAAGGCTACACGTTTCACCGGGTCATCTACGGTCCTTACCGCCTCAAGCATCCGATCGTCCGTAAAGGGTGGAAGGCGTGGGCCGACGCCGGTTTTCCGGAGCTGACGCCGGAGAACCGGGCGAAATACATGTTCGACGCCCGCGGCCAGGACGAGTTCATCCAGATCTCGTGGGACGACGCCTTCCACGACATCGCCAGGGCCCTGGTCGCCATCGCGACGCGCTACAGCGGCGAGGCCGGGAAAAAGCGCCTGCTCGCCCAGGGCTACCAGCCGGAGATGGTCGAGGAGACCCGGGGCGCGGGGACGCGCACGATCAAGATGCGCGGCGGCATGGGGCTGCTCGGCGTGATCGGCAAGTACGGGATGTACCGCCTCAACAACTCGCTCGCGCTGCTCGACGCGAAGATCCGCGGCGTCGGCGAGAAGGACGCTCTCGCGGGACGCAATTTTTCCAACTACACCTGGCACGGCGATCAGGCCCCGGGTCATCCGTGGGTGCACGGGCTCCAGGCCTCCGACTGCGACTTCAACGACCTGCGCTTCTCCAAGCTCATCATCATGGACGGGAAGAACCTGGTCGAGAACAAGTTGACCGATTCCCACTGGTTCATCGAGTGCATGGAGCGCGGCGCCAAGATCGTCGTGATCGCGCCGGAGTACGGCCCGCCTTCGACCAAGGCCGACTACTGGATCCCGATCCGGCCCGAGACCGACGCGGCGCTCTGGCTCGGCGTCACCCGGCTGATGATCGAGAAGAAGTGGTACGACGAGGCCTTCGTCAAGCGTTTCACCGATTTCCCGTTGCTCGTGCGCAAGGACAACCTGAGGCGCCTCCGCGCGCACGAGATCTTCCCCGACTACCGCAGCTCCCTTTCTCCGGACGGTCCCTCGATGAAGATCCAGGGCCTTACCCCCGAGCAGCACGCAAAGCTCGGCGACTTCGTGGTCTGGGACGAGGCGAAGAACGCTCCGGCTGCGGTGACCCGCGACGACGTCGGCGAGCGGATGGAGCGGAAGGGGCTCAAGCCCGCGCTCGAGGGCGAGTTCAAGGTCAAGCTGGTCGACGGCAGGGAGGTCGAGGTCGCCACTCTGTGGACGCTCTACCGGACTCACCTGCGCGATTACGACCTGGACAGCGTCGCCGAGATCACGCAGGCGCCCCGGGCGATGATCGAGCGGCTCGCCGAGGACATCGCGACGCTGAAGCCGGTGGCGATCCATCAGGGCGAGGGGATCAATCACTGGTTTCACGCCACGGAGATGAATCGCGCCGCGTACCTGCCCCTCATGCTGACCGGCAACATCGGCAAGCCCGGCTCCGGCTGCCATACCTGGGCCGGAAACTACAAGGCCGCCCTCTTTCAGGGCTCCCCGTGGACCGGGCCGGGCTTCAAGGGCTGGGTGGCGGAGGACCCCTTCCACATCAACCTCGACCCGAACGCGCACGGCAAGGAGATCCGCACGCACGCGTACACCAAGGACGAGGAGCCCGCCTACTGGAACCACGGCGACCTGGCCCTGATCGTCGACACGCCGAAATTCGGGCGGAAGAACTTCACCGGCAAGACGCACATGCCCACCCCGACCAAGGCGATCATCTTTTCCAACGTCAACCTGATCAACAACGCCAAGTGGGCCTATGGCGTGATCAAGAACGTCAACCCCAACGTGGAGATGATCGTCTCGATCGACATCCAGATGACGGCGTCGATCGAGTACTCCGACATCGCGCTGCCGGCCAACTCGTGGCTCGAATTCGAAGGGCTGGAGATCACCGCGAGCTGCTCGAATCCCTTCCTGCAGATCTGGAAAGGCGGCATCCCGCCGGTCTTCGACAGCAAGGACGACGTCGTGATTCTCGCGGGCATCGCCAACGCCCTGGCGGATGTCACCGGAGACAAGCGCTTCCGCGACTACTTCGCCTTCGCCGCTCCCGACAAGCGCCACGTCTACATCCAGCGCCTGCTCGACACCTGCACGACGACGGCGGGCTACAAGCTCAAGGACATCATGGCCGGCAAGTATGGCCCGCCGGGCGGATGCCTGATGAATTTCCGCACCTATCCGCGGATTCCGTTCTACGAGCAGGTCCACGACAGCGAGCCGTTCCACACCGACACCGGTCGGCTCCATGCCTACGCCGACGTCCCCGAGGCGATCGAGTACGGGGAGAACTTCATCGTCCATCGCGAGGGGCCGGAGGCGACCCCTTATCTCCCCAACGTGATCGTCAGCTCCAACCCCTACGTCCGGCCGGAAGACTACGGCATCCCGCTCGAGGCCGAGCACTGGGATGCGCGAACCGTGCGCAACGTCAAGCTGCCCTGGAGCAAGGTGAAGCAGACCCGGAACTTTCTGTGGGAAAAAGGCTTCCGCTTCTACTGCCTCACCCCCAAGACGCGCCACCGCGTCCACTCGAGCTGGTCCAACGTCGACTGGCACATGCTCTACGATTCCAACTTCGGCGATCCGTACCGGCTGGACAAGCGGGCCCCGTCGGTGGGCGAGCACCAGCTCCACATGAACCCGCAGGCGGCGCGCGACCTGGGGATCAACGACGGCGACTACGTCTACGTCGATGCCAACCCGGCCGACCGCCCGTACCTCGGCGCCAGGCCCGACGATCCGTTCTACCGCGTCTCGCGCTGCATGTTGCGGGTCAAATACAACCACGCCTATCCGTACAACATCGTGATGATGAAGCACGCGCCCTTCATCGCCACCGAGAAGAGCGTCAAGGCGCACGAGACCCGGCCCGACGGCCGGGCGCTCTCGGACAACACCGGCTACCAGGCGAACCTGCGTTACGGCTCGCAGCAGTCGGTCACGCGCAACTGGCACATGCCGATGCACCAGACCGACAGCCTCTTCCACAAATCCAAGGTCTTCATGGGATTCATCTTCGGCGGCGAAGCCGACAACCACGCGGTCAACACGGTGCCGAAGGAAACCCTGGTCCGGATCACCAAGGCGGAGGACGGCGGTCTCGGCGGCAAGGGAATCTGGAAGCCGGCCACGACCGGCTACACGCCGGACAACGAGAACGAGGTGATGAAGCGTTATCTGGCGGGAGATTTGACGAAGGTGGAGGGATGAGCCCGCTCGCCCCTTCGCCTCTCCGATCGCAAACGAGGTAACCATGCCCTACAAGGATGTCGAAGCCGATGATCCGATGGAGCTCGTCGGCGTCGTCCTGCCCGCCGCGGCGGAGACGATGGAAGAGATGGCCTACGCTTTCGCCGAAGAGTTCGCCCTGATGGGGTACGACGCCGACCGCCTGCTGCGGCTTTTCCAGAACCCCTTCTACGCCGGCGCCCATCAGGCCTACCGCGCGCTCGGCGACGCCGCGATCCGCGGCATCGTCCGCGAGTGCACAAGCGCGTGGGCGAGAGCCGCGGTGAAGGTGCAGGAGGTTCGAGACGACGGCAACGGCTCGAACGGAGTGAACGTCGCGCAACAGGAGAAAGGCCATGGCTAAAGTCCACAACTGGCAGCTCGGGCGCGAGATGGCCTATCCCTACGAGGCGGCCTATCCGCGCCGGCAGTTCGCCTTCGTCTTCAACATCAACCGCTGCATCGCCTGCCAGAGCTGCACGATGGCCTGCAAGTCCACCTGGACCTTCAGCAAGGGCCAGGAGCACATGTGGTGGGCCAACGTGGAGACCAAACCCTACGGCGGCTATCCGCAGTTCTGGGACGTGAAAATTCTCGATCTGCTGGAGAAGGCCAACCCCGGAAAGCAGGTCTGGTCCGGGAAGCCCTCGAAAGATCCGAAGCAGCCGTACGGCAAGTTCGACGGGCTCACGATCTTCGAAGCGACCAGGATGCTCACCCCGGACAGCGCCCGGGTGCTGGGCTACCTGCCGACCGACGAGGAGTGGAACTCGCCCAACATCTACGAGGACAACCCGCTGGGGAAAAAGGGGGTGCCCAACGAGCTCGACCGCGAAGGCGTCGAGCTGCCGGAGCACAAGACCTGGTTTTTCTATCTGGCGCGCATCTGCAACCACTGCAGCTATCCCGCCTGTCTCGCCGCCTGCCCGCGCAAGGCGATCTACAAGCGGCCCGAGGACGGCATCGTTCTCATCGATCAAAGCCAGTGCCGGGGTTACCGCAAGTGCGTCGAGGCCTGCCCGTACAAGAAGGCGATGTACCGCGGCAACACCCGGGTCTCGGAAAAGTGCATCGCCTGCTATCCGCGGATCGAGGGCAAGGATCCCGAGGGACGCGGCCAGCCGCTCGAGACCCGCTGCATGGCCGCCTGCATCGGCCAGATCCGGATGCAGGGGCTGGTGAAGATCAATCGCGACGGGACCTGGACCGAGGACCGTTACAACCCGATCTACTATCTCGTCCACGTGGCGAAAGTCGCCCTGCCGCTCTATCCCCAGTTCGGGACCGAGCCCAACGGCTTTTACATCCCGCCGCGCTGGGTGCCGCGGGCCTACCTCAAACAGATGTTCGGCCCGGGCGTCGACCAGGCGATCGAGCGCTACAGCTATCCCGATCGCGAGCTGCTCGCGGTGCTGCAGCTCTTTCGCCGCTCGAACCGGATCATCTTCCGCTACGAGATCAAGGAAGGGCCGAAGATCTACGAAGCGGAGCTGCGCGGCAGGAAAATCACGGTCTACAACGATACGGTCATCGCCTACGGCCAGGACGGAA includes:
- a CDS encoding molybdopterin-dependent oxidoreductase, with translation MADETAERQMLRLSRRDFLKWMGIGAGAAGITAGFSFKLLRPAQAAENPLAGAIDRNWEKIYRDQYRYDRVFDWVCSPNDTHACRVRAFVRNGIVTRLGNTYDYQTYADLYGNKATANWNPRQCAKGYTFHRVIYGPYRLKHPIVRKGWKAWADAGFPELTPENRAKYMFDARGQDEFIQISWDDAFHDIARALVAIATRYSGEAGKKRLLAQGYQPEMVEETRGAGTRTIKMRGGMGLLGVIGKYGMYRLNNSLALLDAKIRGVGEKDALAGRNFSNYTWHGDQAPGHPWVHGLQASDCDFNDLRFSKLIIMDGKNLVENKLTDSHWFIECMERGAKIVVIAPEYGPPSTKADYWIPIRPETDAALWLGVTRLMIEKKWYDEAFVKRFTDFPLLVRKDNLRRLRAHEIFPDYRSSLSPDGPSMKIQGLTPEQHAKLGDFVVWDEAKNAPAAVTRDDVGERMERKGLKPALEGEFKVKLVDGREVEVATLWTLYRTHLRDYDLDSVAEITQAPRAMIERLAEDIATLKPVAIHQGEGINHWFHATEMNRAAYLPLMLTGNIGKPGSGCHTWAGNYKAALFQGSPWTGPGFKGWVAEDPFHINLDPNAHGKEIRTHAYTKDEEPAYWNHGDLALIVDTPKFGRKNFTGKTHMPTPTKAIIFSNVNLINNAKWAYGVIKNVNPNVEMIVSIDIQMTASIEYSDIALPANSWLEFEGLEITASCSNPFLQIWKGGIPPVFDSKDDVVILAGIANALADVTGDKRFRDYFAFAAPDKRHVYIQRLLDTCTTTAGYKLKDIMAGKYGPPGGCLMNFRTYPRIPFYEQVHDSEPFHTDTGRLHAYADVPEAIEYGENFIVHREGPEATPYLPNVIVSSNPYVRPEDYGIPLEAEHWDARTVRNVKLPWSKVKQTRNFLWEKGFRFYCLTPKTRHRVHSSWSNVDWHMLYDSNFGDPYRLDKRAPSVGEHQLHMNPQAARDLGINDGDYVYVDANPADRPYLGARPDDPFYRVSRCMLRVKYNHAYPYNIVMMKHAPFIATEKSVKAHETRPDGRALSDNTGYQANLRYGSQQSVTRNWHMPMHQTDSLFHKSKVFMGFIFGGEADNHAVNTVPKETLVRITKAEDGGLGGKGIWKPATTGYTPDNENEVMKRYLAGDLTKVEG
- a CDS encoding 4Fe-4S dicluster domain-containing protein, with the translated sequence MAKVHNWQLGREMAYPYEAAYPRRQFAFVFNINRCIACQSCTMACKSTWTFSKGQEHMWWANVETKPYGGYPQFWDVKILDLLEKANPGKQVWSGKPSKDPKQPYGKFDGLTIFEATRMLTPDSARVLGYLPTDEEWNSPNIYEDNPLGKKGVPNELDREGVELPEHKTWFFYLARICNHCSYPACLAACPRKAIYKRPEDGIVLIDQSQCRGYRKCVEACPYKKAMYRGNTRVSEKCIACYPRIEGKDPEGRGQPLETRCMAACIGQIRMQGLVKINRDGTWTEDRYNPIYYLVHVAKVALPLYPQFGTEPNGFYIPPRWVPRAYLKQMFGPGVDQAIERYSYPDRELLAVLQLFRRSNRIIFRYEIKEGPKIYEAELRGRKITVYNDTVIAYGQDGKEIFRTTVEEPVHVRPSTHANSI